A window of Equus caballus isolate H_3958 breed thoroughbred chromosome 10, TB-T2T, whole genome shotgun sequence contains these coding sequences:
- the DLL3 gene encoding delta-like protein 3: MGSPRMPQLLSQMVILALIFLPQARPAGVFELQILSFGPGPGPGAPRSPCGSRGPCRLFFRVCLKPGVSEEAAESPCALGAALSARGPVYTEQPGAPAPDLLLPDGLMRVPFRDAWPGTFSLIIETWREELGEQIGGPAWSLLARVAGRRRLAAGGPWARDVQRAGAWELRFSYRARCEPPAVGAACARLCRPRSAPSRCGPGLRPCAPAEEDCEAAPACRAGCSSEHGFCEQPGECRCLEGWTGPLCTVPVSTSSCLSPRGPSSATPGCLVPGPGPCDGNPCANGGSCSETPGSFECACPRGFYGLRCEVSGVTCADGPCFNGGLCVGGADPDSAYICHCPPGFQGSNCEKRVDRCSLQPCRNGGLCLDLGHALRCRCRAGFAGPRCEHDLDDCAGRACANGGTCLEGGGARRCSCALGFGGRDCRERADPCAARPCAHGGRCYAHFSGLVCACAPGYMGARCEVPVRPDGAPHGAGALPAAPPGPRPGDPQRFLWPPALGLLGAAGLAGAVLLLVHVRRRGPGRDTGSRLLAGTPEPSVHALPDALNNLRTQEGSGDGPSPSADWNRPEDGDSRAIYVISAPSVYAREVATRFYPPAHTGQRQPALFLQPSFMISVK, from the exons ATGGGCTCCCCGCGGATGCCCCAGCTCCTGTCCCAGATGGTGATTCTGGCGCttattttccttccccag GCAAGGCCGGCCGGCGTCTTCGAGCTGCAGATCCTCTCCTTTGGGCCGGGCCCAGGCCCGGGGGCCCCGCGGTCCCCCTGCGGCTCCCGGGGCCCCTGCCGCCTCTTCTTTAGGGTCTGTTTGAAGCCAGGAGTCTCCGAGGAGGCCGCTGAGTCTCCGTGCGCCCTGGGCGCGGCGCTGAGCGCGCGCGGACCCGTCTACACCGAGCAGCCCGGAGCGCCGGCGCCTGACCTGCTGCTGCCCGACGGCCTCATGCGCGTGCCCTTCCGGGACGCCTGGCCG GGCACCTTCTCTCTCATCATCGAAACCTGGAGAGAAGAGTTAGGAGAACAGATCGGAG GGCCCGCCTGGAGCCTGCTGGCGCGCGTGGCCGGCCGGCGCCGCCTGGCGGCCGGGGGCCCGTGGGCCCGGGACGTGCAGCGCGCAGGCGCCTGGGAGCTGCGCTTCTCGTACCGCGCGCGCTGCGAGCCGCCCGCCGTCGGGGCCGCGTGCGCGCGCCTCTGCCGCCCTCGCAGCGCCCCCTCGCGGTGCGGCCCGGGACTGCGGCCCTGCGCGCCGGCCGAGGAGGACTGCGAGGCCGCGC CGGCCTGTCGAGCCGGCTGCAGCTCCGAGCACGGCTTCTGTGAGCAGCCCGGTGAATGTCGCTGCCTGGAGGGCTGGACTGGGCCCCTCTGCACCGTCCCTGTCTCCACCAGCAGCTGCCTCAGCCCCAGGGGCCCATCCTCTGCCACCCCTGGATGCCTCgtccctgggcctgggccctgtGATGGGAACCCGTGTGCCAACGGGGGCAGCTGCAGT GAGACCCCGGGGTCCTTCGAGTGCGCCTGTCCCCGTGGCTTCTACGGGCTGCGGTGCGAGGTGAGCGGGGTGACGTGCGCGGACGGACCTTGCTTCAATGGCGGCTTGTGTGTGGGCGGCGCAGACCCCGACTCCGCCTACATCTGCCACTGCCCGCCCGGGTTCCAGGGCTCCAACTGCGAGAAGAGGGTGGACCGCTGCAGCCTGCAGCCGTGCCGGAACG GCGGGCTCTGCCTGGACCTGGGCCACGCCCTGCGCTGCCGCTGCCGCGCCGGCTTCGCGGGGCCGCGCTGCGAGCACGACCTGGACGACTGCGCCGGCCGCGCCTGCGCCAACGGCGGCACGTGCCTggagggcggcggcgcgcgccgcTGCTCCTGCGCGCTGGGCTTCGGCGGCCGCGACTGCCGCGAGCGCGCCGACCCGTGCGCCGCGCGCCCCTGCGCCCACGGCGGCCGCTGCTACGCCCACTTCTCCGGCCTCGTCTGCGCCTGCGCGCCCGGCTACATGGGCGCGCGCTGCGAGGTCCCCGTGCGCCCCGACGGCGCGCCCCACGGCGCAGGCGCGCTGCCCGCGGCCCCGCCCGGCCCGAGGCCCGGGGATCCGCAGCGCTTCCTTTGGCCGCCGGCTTTGGGACTGCTGGGGGCCGCGGGCTTGGCCGGTGCTGTGCTCTTGCTGGTCCACGTGCGACGCCGTGGCCCTGGCCGGGATACTGGGTCTCGCTTGCTGGCGGGGACCCCGGAGCCGTCGGTCCACGCGCTCCCTGACGCGCTCAACAACCTGAGGACGCAGGAGGGTTCCGGGGACGGCCCCAG